The proteins below come from a single Triticum dicoccoides isolate Atlit2015 ecotype Zavitan unplaced genomic scaffold, WEW_v2.0 scaffold56440, whole genome shotgun sequence genomic window:
- the LOC119346975 gene encoding uncharacterized protein LOC119346975, translated as MTMKARATDAEKNVQELNAKPDRLQKTNGEQTVRIQKTKSVLKGAEEELMKVQSEATPKSEQLREKEKQPKGRLPPGTTQLPLKRRHPVAPQPLVTMLCGC; from the exons ATGACCATGAAGGCTAGAGCCACTGATGCAGAGAAGAACGTGCAAGAGCTGAATGCTAAGCCGGATAGA CTTCAAAAGACAAACGGCGAGCAAACGGTTAGGATTCAAAAGACTAAAAGTGTTCTTAAAGGTGCAGAG GAGGAGCTGATGAAGGTGCAGTCAGAAGCAACACCAAAATCAGAGCAGCTCAGAGAG AAAGAAAAGCAGCCGAAGGGGCGCCTCCCACCTGGGACCACCCAACTTCCTCTTAAGCGGCGCCACCCGGTGGCGCCCCAACCGCTAGTTACAATGTTGTGTGGCTGCTAG